CAGCGCCCGCAAGAGGTGCCGTGATGCCGGAAACCATAAGCATTAGAACTGCAATCGCTGGCGCAAGCGCCCGCGCGATGTTCTGACTGAGTGTAATCATCGGCGCATAAAGCTGTTTTGTGCTCTGCTGGCTACTTCGATCATCAGAGTGTCCAGCTCGCCGTCGCCTCCGACGACCTCGGGGACGTTGTCCATGAAAACGACCTCAAGGCCGTTGTCAATCGCTATCTTGGCCGCAACATCAACCGATGCAGCCTTAAGTTCTGTAATCAGGATATCCGCTTCGGGGAACTCGGATACTGCGTGAGCGAGCTCCTGTTGCAGCCGAGGCCTGTTGGAGAGGCTATGGCTCGCGAAGAGCACCTCGCACCCGTAAGCCGCTGACAGATGCTTAGTTATGATGTCCTGGGATGCCTCAGGCACAGTCGTGGCAACGATGGCCCTCTTCTTGGCAACGTCTATCAACGGCTTCGGTCGAAAGACTGTCCAGACAACCTCGATCGTGGGGTTGATCTCCCTGATTGCCCTGTCCAGCTTCGCAACCTTCCTAAGATTGGCCGAAGGCGCCTCACAAAGCGTTATGACCGCGAGGCTTGCGCGACGGATTCTATATGGCCCCATGTATCCGGCTATGTAGTCCAGCGGCTGATTTGCGCCGACAACGACCACCGTCTCCTCCGTTGCGACGTCCGGAAACGACGCGCCGCTGCCCTCGAATATGACGAGATTAACAGGTAGCTCGTTTGCTATCATGACCCCTTGGGGCACAGTGGACAAGAAGACCTTGCCCGAGAACCCGCCGCCGCAACGCCTGCACCCGATTGTCGGTATGCGAGACATGAGAGCGTCCTCGAAGTGATCGGACGAGGCGTGAACGCCCTTTGCGCTCATGTCGATAAGGTAGCTGGGCGTTATCTCGAGCTCGTCCCCTCTTATGACCTCAGGTTCAGCCGGACCGCCCCTGCCCATAGTTACGATGCAGGGCAGCCAAGTCCTTTCGTCCTCCGTCTCCTCTCCACTCAAGACTCGCGCCATAAACGCCGCCACGGCGGTCTTGCCGATCCGCTTGCCCGTCCCGATGACTGCAATTGAGGGCTTGCGGCAGAGTCTCGGGAATCTGGGCGGTGTGAACTCGAAGTCCGGACCCTTGTAAACAACACCGCAACTGAGGACCTCACACGCCATCGCCATGCGCTCGTGATACCCAACAACCGGCTCGTCAGAAAGATCAAACACCACGTCAGGCTGAAACTCCTCTATCGCGCGACGAATACCAAGAAGCGGCGACTCTGGCAGTATCACGGGAACCTCGAGCTGCCTGAGGTCCTCGGGCACGCCGATCTTCTCCGTCCCACCGATGAAGACGGCCGCCACCACCTCGTAGCCCATGTCCTCGCCAAGCTGCGCGAGCGCCGCCCGCGTCACAGGGAGATAGTGCTCACCATCGACCAACGCGACGGTCTTCCTACCCATGTCTCTTTCCCCTATTTCTCGTAATCGTGAAGGACAATGCGCCTGAAGATAGAGAAAAACGCCCTCACGTGCATCGTGAGCTCCTTCCAAGACGTTATTCTCGAAGCCCGCCTAAGCATATAGCCCGGACGAAGATAAAACTCCCTATACGCACGGTTGCGAAGCTCCCATATCTTCTCAGTCGAGAGGTTCCCGGTCGGCAGCTTCGGATGGGCCACGTCATCAAACAGGTCCCACTCAGTAAGAACCGTGCCGTCGCTGCGAACCGCCTCGCCCAGCTTGGTGCCCGGATGAGGCATTGGGAGTGAAAACGCTGCGACGTCAGGATTAAGCTCCTTGGCAAAAGATATGGTTTTAAGCACCGTATCCTCGCTCTCGCCTGGCATCCCTATTATGAAGAACCCGTTGGTTGCGATCTTGTGCTTACGACATAGCGAAAACGCTCGCCTGGTCTGTTCAAGTGTGATCCCCTTCGACATCGTCTGAAGGATGTGCTCGTCGCCGCTCTCGACTCCGAACTGGATGGTATGACATCCTGACTCCTTCATCAACGAGATGCGCTCCTCGTCGATGATATCGACGCGCGACTGACACATCCAGACGATGTCGAGCCGAGCGTCGATCATCTTCTCACAGACCTCCTTCAGGTGGTCCCGGTTTGCCCCGAAGCTGGAATCCTGAAACAGCACTTCCTTGACCCCGAGCGACCTGATGAACATCAGCTCCTCAATAACATTGTCAACGTCCCTCAGCTTGAAACCGAGCGTCGCAGGGATACAGAACGTGCAGTGGAATGGGCAGCCCATGCTCGTAAGTGCCGCTGTATAGACGCGCCGCTTCGACAACGGGAAAAGATACCGCTTGAGTGGGAAGAGGTCGTGCCTCGGGACGGGATACGAGAACTTTGTGCGGCGCGTGCGCTCGCAGGCCGTTATCTCCCCGTCCTTGCGATAGATGAAGTTCTTGAGGTTCTCGGTATCCCCTTGCAGATATTTCAGAATGTCCGGCTCCGTGAAATCGAGCATCACCGCGTCGATCTGCGGGAACTGCTCCATCGCGCTCTTGCCCTTGAAAAGAAGGAACCCACCGTTGGCGATCGTCGTCATCCCAAGCTCGTCTTTGAGCCGCTTGGCAAACGCGAAATCCTTGTTCCAGGATGCCGAACAGGTCAGGAAAATCACCGCGTCCGCACCCATCTTGCTGATGCGCTCGAAGCTCTTCTCGAACGACAGCCGCTCTGCTATTGCATCGAGCACGAACAGGTCGTGGTGGTCCTTGAGATAGCCGCTCTGGACCAGCAGATCGACCTGCGGCCAGTAGTAGCTCGTCTTGCTGACCGATGTGCAGTACTTATCTCTGGCGTAGAGCTTTTCGCCGGGAGGGTTTAGTAGGAGGACTTTGCGACGGGTCACTTGCGCCTCACCTATTTCGCAGCTCAGGATACGCCATACCTTTTGAGCCGTGAATGCAGCGTAGGTCTTTGACCATACCCAAAACCCTCGCTGGGCTGCCCGCAACTACCGTGCCAGGCTCAACATCTCGAATGACGACCGCGCCAGCCCCGATAATAGCGCCCTCGCCTATCACTACACGCGGGAGTATGCTGGCGTTGAGCCCTATCCGCGCGCCCGTCTTGATCGTCGGCCCCAGCATGCACTCAGTGCAGATAGGGTGCAGGTCGTTCGCTATCATGACGCCAGGTGCGAGAAACACGTCGTCCTCGATCGTTGTGAACTGAGCGATGTACACACCTGTGTGTATTTTAACCCTGCTCCCAATCTTGCAGCCGTAATCGACCACCGAATTGCTCCAAATGCTCACCTCGTCACCGATCTCGTTCTCCTCGCGAACCACAACGTTGTGACCTGTCTCGAAATCGCGACCGATGGTCGAGCCCAAATAAAGCACCGTCCCGCTGCGCAATCTCGCCCCGGGTCCCACAATGAGGCGTTTATTCTTGATCTCCCTCGCAGGCGGATAGCCCAAGAGCACGCCAGCATCCACCTGGCGAGGCGCCAAGACACTTACGTCAGAATTACGCTCTACAACCATATTCAACGTTCAATTGGGGGCACATTACTACCTAAGACCTATCCTCTTCAATTCTCGCCAATTATCCTTGCACAGATTCTACCTGTCAACCGACAGGCCGCACGGCCAGGGCATATCGAAAGAAGATAGGCGCCGACGTCGGAATGATCATAGCACTGTGCCCGAGACTCTAGGGCGAGGCATCGGCGGCGGTTTGCGCATCGCTTCTGGAACTGGCGGGAGCTCGTCCGCGCGGAAGTATGGGCCGCTCACAACCGCCTCCAGAAGCTCGGCCTGCTGTGGGTACCCCGCGATCGTCGCCTCGAGCACCCAGAGCAATTCGAGCAGTTCGGTCGTGAACTGGCTGGTCCAACACTCCGGCCGGATGTAGTCGAGCGGCGAGGATTTTCTACCCGCGCCCTTTTTCATGCGGTACTTCAGCCAAGACCGCACAACCTTGAGCCCTGAGACCTCGAACTCCAATACATCTGGCGAGACAGGCCGAAACTCGCCCCCACCGACGTGCAGCGTCTGCGTCAAATCACTGTATTCAAACGATTCCGGATAGCCATCCTTGTCGCCGGGCACGGCCTTGACGCACTTCGCAGCGCCAGCCGGAACCTGGCCTCGCCGCTCGCCCTTTGGGACGAACCGCTCGCCATAAGTGTGGAGCCAGAGCAGCCGCGCCCCAATCTCCCGAACCTTCTCAAACAAGACAGCGTCCTTCGTGATCGGCACGCGCAATTCCCGCGTCTCCAGTTCCTTCCGATAGTGCGCAGTGAACGCAGGCTGCGCCAGCACGCCATAGATATAAGCCAGAAAATCCTCCGGTGAGACATCGCGCTTGTAGGTCTTCCCAAGCATGTTCACCAGGCCGGGCAGGATGTTCGCCTCCGTCGAGTCGGCGTCGCGATAAAGCGGCATCACGTCCTTTCCGCCGAACGACCCCCTTAGGTGATGACGGTCAGGGATATGACTGCACGAGGTGAGCGC
The bacterium genome window above contains:
- a CDS encoding radical SAM protein; protein product: MTRRKVLLLNPPGEKLYARDKYCTSVSKTSYYWPQVDLLVQSGYLKDHHDLFVLDAIAERLSFEKSFERISKMGADAVIFLTCSASWNKDFAFAKRLKDELGMTTIANGGFLLFKGKSAMEQFPQIDAVMLDFTEPDILKYLQGDTENLKNFIYRKDGEITACERTRRTKFSYPVPRHDLFPLKRYLFPLSKRRVYTAALTSMGCPFHCTFCIPATLGFKLRDVDNVIEELMFIRSLGVKEVLFQDSSFGANRDHLKEVCEKMIDARLDIVWMCQSRVDIIDEERISLMKESGCHTIQFGVESGDEHILQTMSKGITLEQTRRAFSLCRKHKIATNGFFIIGMPGESEDTVLKTISFAKELNPDVAAFSLPMPHPGTKLGEAVRSDGTVLTEWDLFDDVAHPKLPTGNLSTEKIWELRNRAYREFYLRPGYMLRRASRITSWKELTMHVRAFFSIFRRIVLHDYEK
- a CDS encoding 2,3-diphosphoglycerate synthetase gives rise to the protein MGRKTVALVDGEHYLPVTRAALAQLGEDMGYEVVAAVFIGGTEKIGVPEDLRQLEVPVILPESPLLGIRRAIEEFQPDVVFDLSDEPVVGYHERMAMACEVLSCGVVYKGPDFEFTPPRFPRLCRKPSIAVIGTGKRIGKTAVAAFMARVLSGEETEDERTWLPCIVTMGRGGPAEPEVIRGDELEITPSYLIDMSAKGVHASSDHFEDALMSRIPTIGCRRCGGGFSGKVFLSTVPQGVMIANELPVNLVIFEGSGASFPDVATEETVVVVGANQPLDYIAGYMGPYRIRRASLAVITLCEAPSANLRKVAKLDRAIREINPTIEVVWTVFRPKPLIDVAKKRAIVATTVPEASQDIITKHLSAAYGCEVLFASHSLSNRPRLQQELAHAVSEFPEADILITELKAASVDVAAKIAIDNGLEVVFMDNVPEVVGGDGELDTLMIEVASRAQNSFMRR
- a CDS encoding acyltransferase; its protein translation is MVVERNSDVSVLAPRQVDAGVLLGYPPAREIKNKRLIVGPGARLRSGTVLYLGSTIGRDFETGHNVVVREENEIGDEVSIWSNSVVDYGCKIGSRVKIHTGVYIAQFTTIEDDVFLAPGVMIANDLHPICTECMLGPTIKTGARIGLNASILPRVVIGEGAIIGAGAVVIRDVEPGTVVAGSPARVLGMVKDLRCIHGSKGMAYPELRNR